The sequence below is a genomic window from Sorangiineae bacterium MSr12523.
CGGGGTCCTTCGATGAGGAGCCGCGAGCGTTCGGCCCGGCCGACGAGCGCTTCGAGCCTTTCGATGCTCGAAACCACGGCGTCGACGTCCTCGGGCTTGTGCGCATCGGAGCAGGCGATCTCGTAGGCCTCTTCCTCGAGCAGCTCTTCCGCCGCACGCTGTGCGGCCCGGCCGTACTTTCCCACGAGCGAACAAAGGTCGAGCTGCAGGTGCGTGCCCGCATCGAGCAGCGGCGTCAGCGCGCCGATGTTTTTCCAGACGGGCTGGTAGCGTTCTGGGTGCGCGAGGACCGGCGTGAGGCCGGCGCGGCGCAGGTCGAAGAAGCGCGCCTGCAGGTTCCTCGGGAAGGCACTCGAGGGAAGCTCGACGAGGACGGCACGACGGCCAGCCGAGGACCCGCCCGCGGTCTTGATGGGATAGGGCAAGCCTTCGCCGGACACGAGGCGTTGAAAAACGATGTCATCGAAAAAATGCTCGCTGGCAAGA
It includes:
- a CDS encoding protein tyrosine phosphatase → MRDFIDLHSHWIAHIDDGARSPAASVALLSGLFQAGFSTVIATPHMRPGMFDNDRPALQRAYEAMAPHLEEAGVPLPQVDLASEHFFDDIVFQRLVSGEGLPYPIKTAGGSSAGRRAVLVELPSSAFPRNLQARFFDLRRAGLTPVLAHPERYQPVWKNIGALTPLLDAGTHLQLDLCSLVGKYGRAAQRAAEELLEEEAYEIACSDAHKPEDVDAVVSSIERLEALVGRAERSRLLIEGPRALLSS